In one window of Leptospira sp. GIMC2001 DNA:
- a CDS encoding prepilin peptidase, which yields MLETNIELIPIYIALFFIGACLGSFYFNLAYRILDLYYSQNRKIYKGARRLYELFIHPSHCENCEAKIPAVALIPIIGYFLTRGKCKECGYQIPLIYPIGELLFAISGCLYFYLSDSPWIAVLIILLQGHLLISIYTDITYFSLDYENLIWIFIWGFIANYLINDGFPILEDYYVLAGFIGFFLILYLFYPQGIGFGDVLFAPVFAFLTGHPWWMLFINASYIPAVLFTFIFRDRSKGIRNTPIPMGVYFCLGLLICFIAKLVFMKWGMEIEAYE from the coding sequence ATGCTTGAGACTAACATCGAATTGATTCCTATTTATATAGCTCTATTTTTTATCGGAGCTTGCTTGGGAAGCTTCTACTTCAATCTAGCCTATAGAATTTTGGATTTATACTATTCTCAGAATAGGAAAATTTATAAGGGTGCAAGACGCCTCTATGAGTTGTTTATTCATCCGAGCCATTGCGAGAATTGCGAGGCGAAAATTCCAGCAGTTGCACTCATTCCAATTATTGGATACTTTCTTACTCGAGGCAAATGCAAAGAATGTGGTTATCAAATTCCATTGATCTATCCGATCGGAGAGTTGCTATTTGCGATTAGCGGATGTTTGTATTTTTATTTGAGTGATAGCCCTTGGATTGCTGTTTTAATCATTCTACTGCAAGGACATCTTTTGATTTCTATCTATACAGATATAACTTATTTCTCTCTGGACTATGAGAATCTAATCTGGATTTTTATTTGGGGATTTATTGCAAATTATCTGATCAACGACGGATTCCCTATATTAGAAGATTACTATGTTCTAGCTGGATTCATTGGTTTTTTCTTGATATTGTATCTATTCTATCCGCAAGGAATCGGGTTCGGAGATGTTCTATTCGCTCCAGTCTTTGCTTTTCTAACTGGACATCCATGGTGGATGCTTTTTATCAACGCATCATATATTCCTGCAGTTCTATTCACATTTATTTTTCGAGACAGGAGCAAAGGAATCAGAAATACTCCCATTCCCATGGGTGTATATTTTTGTTTAGGATTGTTGATATGTTTTATTGCCAAATTGGTATTTATGAAATGGGGAATGGAGATAGAAGCTTATGAGTGA
- the pdxH gene encoding pyridoxamine 5'-phosphate oxidase has product MSEIDLASIRKNYSKERLDEEDVGDDPIQFFNLWMSEAVDAKIPEPTAMSVSTVSKSGRPSSRILLLKGVENGIFKFYSNYSSNKGQEIAQNPNVSLLFFWPELERQIRIDGLVEKLSREESTIYFHSRPRESQIGAHTSLQSSTLDSRESLEKKYEEFLQKFANINPIPIPENWGGYGLVSDRIEFWQGRPSRLHDRIVFKKENSTWQKIRLSP; this is encoded by the coding sequence ATGAGTGAGATAGATCTAGCTAGCATACGTAAAAATTATTCTAAGGAAAGATTGGATGAAGAAGATGTGGGAGATGACCCAATCCAATTTTTCAATCTTTGGATGAGTGAAGCTGTGGATGCTAAAATTCCAGAACCAACCGCTATGTCTGTATCAACCGTCTCAAAATCTGGAAGACCATCTTCTAGGATTCTACTTCTAAAAGGAGTGGAGAATGGGATTTTTAAATTCTACTCCAATTATTCATCGAATAAAGGACAAGAAATTGCGCAAAATCCAAATGTTAGTCTATTGTTTTTCTGGCCAGAATTAGAAAGACAGATTCGTATTGATGGTCTAGTCGAAAAACTTTCCAGAGAAGAATCAACTATTTATTTCCATTCGAGACCGAGAGAAAGCCAGATTGGCGCACATACTTCACTGCAGTCTTCAACACTTGATTCGCGTGAAAGTTTAGAAAAAAAATACGAAGAATTTTTGCAAAAATTTGCCAATATTAATCCGATTCCTATTCCTGAGAATTGGGGTGGATATGGTTTGGTTTCCGATCGAATCGAATTTTGGCAAGGAAGACCATCGAGGTTGCACGATAGAATTGTTTTCAAAAAAGAAAATTCCACATGGCAAAAGATTCGTCTATCTCCATGA
- a CDS encoding bifunctional 3,4-dihydroxy-2-butanone-4-phosphate synthase/GTP cyclohydrolase II, with protein sequence MVKPIEQAIEDIKAGKMIILVDSEDRENEGDLVIAAEFATKEQINFMATHGRGLICIPMTKDRLRKLGLGKIQTGSGDKHGTAFTISVDAKEGTTTGISAADRAKTIEVLLDPNSTTESLIFPGHLFPLEAVPGGVLRRAGHTEASVDLSILAGLKPAGVICEIMNEDGTMARLPDLELFAKKHDLNIYTIEDLIRYRQNQDKLIHLEVATRLPTDYGDFEIRAYSTLVDDKIHVALVKGDIKADDPVLVRVHSECLTGDIFFSKRCDCGSQLHSALKMIEDAGKGILLYMRQEGRGIGLINKLKAYQIQDTGADTVEANLQLGFAADLRDYGIGAQILKDIGVQKMKLMTNNPRKIVGLEGYNLSVVDRVPIEIIAGDENHHYLMTKKMKMGHLLTIDASKLTPLHKEKN encoded by the coding sequence ATGGTAAAACCCATCGAACAAGCTATCGAAGATATTAAAGCAGGCAAGATGATCATTCTTGTCGACTCGGAGGATCGAGAGAACGAGGGAGATTTGGTTATTGCGGCAGAATTTGCTACCAAGGAGCAGATTAATTTCATGGCAACTCATGGACGCGGGCTGATATGCATTCCTATGACCAAAGATCGGTTGCGAAAGTTGGGTCTTGGCAAGATTCAAACCGGAAGTGGTGATAAACATGGAACTGCATTCACCATTTCCGTAGATGCAAAAGAAGGAACAACAACTGGGATCTCTGCCGCTGATCGTGCCAAAACCATTGAAGTTCTTTTGGATCCGAACTCTACAACAGAATCATTGATTTTTCCTGGACATTTATTTCCCTTGGAAGCCGTTCCTGGTGGAGTGCTTCGTCGTGCGGGTCATACGGAAGCATCCGTGGATCTAAGTATTTTGGCTGGGCTAAAACCTGCTGGTGTGATCTGCGAAATTATGAATGAAGATGGGACGATGGCAAGACTTCCTGATCTTGAATTATTTGCCAAGAAGCATGATTTAAATATTTATACAATTGAAGACTTGATTCGCTATCGTCAGAATCAAGACAAGCTGATTCATCTTGAAGTAGCAACACGATTGCCAACTGACTATGGTGATTTCGAAATTAGAGCCTATTCTACGTTAGTTGACGATAAGATCCATGTAGCATTGGTGAAAGGTGATATAAAAGCCGATGATCCAGTTCTTGTTCGTGTTCACTCGGAATGTCTCACTGGTGATATTTTCTTCAGTAAACGTTGTGACTGTGGATCGCAACTTCATTCGGCTTTGAAGATGATTGAAGATGCTGGTAAAGGAATCCTTCTCTATATGAGGCAAGAGGGTCGTGGAATTGGACTTATCAATAAACTAAAAGCCTATCAGATTCAAGACACAGGAGCTGATACGGTGGAAGCAAATCTTCAATTGGGATTTGCCGCTGACTTAAGAGATTATGGAATTGGCGCGCAGATTCTAAAAGATATAGGCGTTCAGAAAATGAAGCTTATGACTAACAATCCAAGAAAGATTGTTGGACTGGAAGGTTATAACCTAAGTGTTGTCGATAGAGTTCCCATCGAAATCATCGCTGGTGATGAGAACCATCACTATCTCATGACCAAGAAAATGAAAATGGGTCATCTATTAACCATTGATGCAAGTAAGCTTACACCACTTCATAAAGAAAAAAATTAA
- a CDS encoding STAS domain-containing protein — protein MNRTIADEGYRMELKLSQLGNIKIIEISGKYDIESTEEFENIFNKQLESKPKYIAVDMSKLDYIDSSGIGSLIKCLNSLKSKNGKLLLIGMKPMIQNVFKLAKLDMFFEILSKPDFEAKYMDDDDSDIDNLLKK, from the coding sequence ATGAACCGAACAATTGCAGACGAAGGATATAGAATGGAACTTAAGCTCAGCCAACTAGGAAATATCAAAATCATTGAAATTTCTGGAAAATACGACATAGAATCTACCGAAGAATTTGAAAACATCTTTAACAAGCAGCTTGAATCTAAACCAAAATATATCGCAGTTGATATGAGCAAGTTGGATTATATTGACTCATCTGGAATTGGATCACTAATCAAATGCCTCAATTCTCTAAAATCCAAAAATGGGAAACTCCTTCTGATTGGAATGAAGCCAATGATACAAAATGTATTCAAACTAGCTAAGTTGGATATGTTTTTTGAAATCCTTTCCAAACCAGACTTCGAAGCAAAATACATGGACGATGACGATAGCGACATCGACAACCTTCTCAAGAAATAA
- a CDS encoding riboflavin synthase → MFTGLVEGKGIVRSVEDTDGGKILQVEFDWIDNDLKLGDSISISGACQTVTKLTANRNKFEFYSSYKTLELTNLGLLKIGDPVNLERSVTPTTRLGGHYVQGHVDGTGKVTFVETRDNGKVWIYYIEYPEEMDSFIVTRGSIAVDGISLTVVSLPSKNHFELVLIPETIQKTTASTWVVGSVVNLEIDLVARYLEKMVRKS, encoded by the coding sequence ATGTTTACTGGATTGGTTGAAGGCAAGGGTATTGTTCGTTCAGTTGAAGACACAGATGGAGGCAAAATTTTGCAAGTAGAATTCGATTGGATAGACAATGATCTTAAGCTTGGGGATAGTATTTCTATTAGTGGAGCCTGTCAGACAGTTACCAAACTTACAGCAAATAGAAACAAATTCGAATTCTATTCATCCTACAAAACTTTAGAATTAACCAATCTCGGCTTATTGAAAATAGGTGATCCGGTAAATCTCGAAAGATCTGTTACTCCAACTACGCGACTTGGCGGCCATTATGTCCAAGGACATGTAGACGGTACAGGAAAAGTGACCTTTGTGGAAACTCGCGATAATGGAAAGGTTTGGATCTACTACATCGAATATCCAGAGGAAATGGATTCCTTTATCGTAACAAGGGGAAGCATTGCTGTCGATGGAATTTCCCTTACGGTTGTGTCATTGCCTTCTAAGAATCATTTTGAGCTGGTTTTGATTCCTGAGACTATACAAAAAACCACCGCATCAACTTGGGTTGTTGGATCGGTGGTGAATTTGGAAATTGATCTAGTCGCAAGATATCTTGAAAAAATGGTTAGAAAATCTTAA
- a CDS encoding bifunctional diaminohydroxyphosphoribosylaminopyrimidine deaminase/5-amino-6-(5-phosphoribosylamino)uracil reductase RibD, translating to MDESILEAIVRASYLALGFSSPNPPVACVISNSNNDILATGFTQVIGGNHAEREAYANLEKNLKINHYIEQFADQIADDNADPSTIQFTNQKNISNSDPSANTNLEHDVYVTLEPCSHTGRTPPCRDLIISKKPRNVFVGSLDPNPIVESQRDNKIYSQSGIAFAISTELQLVGQAFLAGFFKRIRKNRPKIIIKSAISADGFYSTEPAERLSVSNQSSNVYLSMLRAKVDAIIVGPKTTEIDNPSLNFRIPEYMKADNSKSKLNNENPDVLFWESIMNFSLDQDIQTHHRENIIEYQPIRAFVIAKNQILSKDFIHKQKVLQELYNHKTKIVFYILPERQSSNQATVFDSGDLNKNDPDLIEFGDSHGNLIETDPNNASRQIDQSLQDSILSISNVRIQHLPSIQWADYICKDLADLGANNLLVEGGYLLYSEFGKILDEEDEILVVQNKNLRLNKGSKFDLVSGIELGSDTELAADQKSNPQTVSRKMIFQKKIDSDEWKVYKGR from the coding sequence TTGGACGAGTCGATTCTTGAAGCAATCGTCCGAGCTTCCTACCTTGCATTAGGATTCTCATCTCCCAATCCGCCTGTTGCTTGCGTTATATCAAATTCCAATAATGATATTCTTGCAACAGGATTTACCCAAGTTATTGGTGGCAATCATGCAGAGCGAGAAGCCTACGCTAATTTAGAAAAAAATCTAAAGATTAATCACTATATAGAACAGTTTGCTGATCAAATTGCGGATGACAATGCAGATCCATCTACAATTCAATTTACGAATCAAAAAAATATTTCCAATAGTGATCCCTCGGCTAATACAAACTTAGAGCATGATGTATACGTTACACTTGAGCCTTGTTCGCATACTGGAAGAACTCCTCCTTGCCGAGATCTGATTATTAGCAAGAAACCAAGAAATGTATTTGTGGGATCGCTTGATCCCAATCCAATCGTTGAATCACAACGTGATAACAAGATCTATTCTCAATCAGGAATCGCATTTGCCATCTCCACAGAATTGCAACTTGTCGGGCAGGCTTTCCTAGCTGGATTCTTTAAAAGAATCAGAAAAAATCGGCCGAAAATAATTATAAAATCCGCAATTTCGGCAGACGGTTTTTATTCAACTGAGCCCGCAGAAAGACTTTCAGTTTCCAATCAGTCATCTAATGTATATTTGTCGATGCTACGAGCTAAAGTTGATGCAATCATTGTAGGACCTAAAACTACAGAAATTGACAATCCTTCATTGAATTTTCGAATTCCAGAATATATGAAAGCTGATAATTCGAAATCAAAATTGAACAACGAGAATCCAGATGTTTTGTTCTGGGAGTCAATTATGAATTTTTCACTCGATCAAGATATCCAAACGCATCATAGAGAAAATATCATTGAATACCAACCGATTCGAGCCTTTGTAATAGCTAAGAATCAAATTCTTTCCAAGGATTTTATTCATAAGCAAAAAGTTTTACAAGAACTCTACAATCATAAAACAAAGATAGTATTTTATATTTTACCAGAGAGACAATCCAGCAATCAAGCTACCGTTTTTGATTCAGGCGATCTTAATAAGAACGATCCAGATTTGATAGAATTCGGAGACTCCCACGGAAATTTGATTGAGACCGATCCAAATAACGCAAGTCGGCAGATCGATCAATCATTGCAAGATTCCATATTATCAATTTCTAATGTTAGAATTCAGCACCTTCCTAGTATCCAATGGGCAGATTATATTTGCAAAGATCTTGCGGACCTTGGAGCAAACAATCTTTTGGTTGAAGGTGGGTATTTACTTTATTCGGAATTCGGTAAAATATTAGATGAAGAAGATGAGATTCTCGTAGTTCAGAATAAAAATTTGAGACTGAATAAAGGATCAAAATTTGACTTGGTTTCTGGAATAGAATTGGGTTCTGATACCGAATTGGCAGCCGACCAGAAATCCAATCCGCAAACTGTATCTAGGAAAATGATTTTCCAGAAAAAAATAGATTCGGATGAATGGAAAGTATATAAAGGGAGATGA
- the secF gene encoding protein translocase subunit SecF, with the protein MMDFIKYKYFTLTISLAFIIAGFAVTYGVHGGFANSLDFNGGIRTTIQFPESISRDRLNAYFTEKKIEAVLIQLDKDKNIWQMDMALSVLDEFITKRKIAKQTEGSALQDFMNQVILDFNLKNGDILSADQVGAVVGGELTETGISLIFWTLIVMAGYLTFRFRFIKFSVGASLALLHDLAITLAMIGAFQIKPSVPLIAAILTLLGYSINDTIVIFDRIRENTLNNPDMAMAPVINGSIYQTLGRTINTSFATLISVVALIVGGAVELYDFAYVLVFGVIVGTYSSIFIAAPVMEMFDTFMKNRKKRATA; encoded by the coding sequence ATGATGGATTTTATCAAATACAAATATTTCACTTTAACCATTTCTCTCGCGTTCATCATTGCTGGTTTTGCAGTAACTTATGGAGTCCATGGAGGATTTGCAAATTCTTTAGATTTCAATGGTGGAATTCGTACGACGATCCAATTTCCTGAATCCATTTCTCGTGACAGATTGAACGCATATTTTACTGAGAAAAAAATTGAGGCTGTTCTTATTCAATTGGATAAGGATAAGAATATCTGGCAGATGGATATGGCTTTGAGTGTGTTAGATGAATTCATAACCAAAAGAAAAATAGCCAAGCAGACGGAAGGATCAGCGCTTCAAGATTTTATGAATCAGGTTATCCTTGATTTCAATCTCAAAAATGGTGATATACTCAGTGCTGATCAAGTGGGTGCTGTAGTTGGTGGTGAGTTAACTGAAACAGGAATTTCTTTGATATTCTGGACATTGATTGTAATGGCAGGTTATCTCACCTTTCGATTTCGATTTATCAAATTTAGCGTGGGCGCATCCCTTGCTCTATTGCATGATCTTGCTATCACATTGGCAATGATAGGTGCTTTTCAGATCAAGCCAAGCGTTCCATTGATTGCAGCAATTTTGACTTTGCTTGGTTATTCAATCAACGATACAATTGTGATTTTTGATAGAATCCGTGAAAATACATTAAACAATCCTGACATGGCAATGGCTCCAGTGATAAACGGATCCATCTACCAGACACTGGGTCGAACGATCAATACATCTTTTGCTACATTGATTTCAGTGGTTGCTTTGATCGTCGGTGGAGCGGTAGAGTTGTATGACTTTGCTTATGTTCTGGTTTTCGGTGTGATTGTCGGAACCTACTCTTCGATTTTTATCGCAGCACCAGTCATGGAAATGTTTGATACATTCATGAAAAATCGAAAAAAACGAGCAACTGCTTAG
- the secD gene encoding protein translocase subunit SecD, which translates to MKSRQASIIPVLAVVAAILVLYPSFGERELELAVRPEFKEQTQEQQIRILSEFEDRWFKDYDPEKEWTISPKPTEYKGEEIFKVSGRFITSAKINQISQENSELIWESKNHLVPTLIENWIKSGKPLAIKFGLDLQGGMRVVLKGDFDIYVSKLRDIYSKEISDLNAKKNDLTLTEDERKEAIDKLEEIESRFELTPFRKQIELEKAKTIIDNRLTNQNLTEPQVRIQSESESVEVSLPGVTNSARILEILQSTETVEYRLEEPASSDLGSKIAAEERRLLEAGKKEETDIVKLQNIVKNRLGKDAQDRFIQSLEKKYNIPTDRYKLFTLWARGANSTSPLLPRSFIVLERSIALSGNDLTNAQPAYNPNSLAWTVSFSLTPQGADRFFELTSQNRGRNLAIVWGDKVVSNPTINDPIAGGRAEISGSFNQEEATRLSNVISEGSLPIPLSVLEMRFIGPTLGLESIKVGIKSVVIGFILVMFYMIFYYGLAGFIADVTLLVNVTILMALLSLMDFTLTLPGFAGIILTVGMAVDANVIIYERIREELDAGKHITQAVSRGFENAFWTIIDANVTTLISGILMIRLGNGPIKGFAITLCWGIITSLFTSLVVSRILMELSVNELGVSKLRLGFNLFNKKKEAN; encoded by the coding sequence TTGAAGTCTCGCCAAGCATCCATCATTCCCGTCCTGGCAGTAGTTGCAGCTATTCTTGTCCTCTATCCATCGTTTGGTGAGAGAGAATTGGAATTAGCTGTTCGTCCAGAATTCAAAGAGCAGACCCAAGAACAACAGATCCGAATCTTAAGCGAGTTCGAAGATCGATGGTTCAAAGATTATGATCCTGAAAAGGAATGGACGATCTCGCCGAAACCTACTGAATACAAAGGCGAAGAGATTTTCAAAGTAAGCGGAAGGTTCATCACATCCGCGAAGATCAACCAGATATCTCAAGAAAATTCAGAACTGATTTGGGAATCTAAGAACCATTTGGTGCCAACACTCATTGAGAATTGGATTAAGTCAGGTAAACCTCTTGCAATCAAGTTTGGTTTGGACTTACAAGGTGGAATGAGAGTCGTGCTTAAGGGTGATTTTGATATTTACGTTTCAAAATTAAGAGATATCTATTCTAAAGAAATTTCCGACCTAAATGCAAAAAAGAATGATCTAACACTCACAGAAGATGAGAGAAAAGAAGCAATTGATAAATTGGAAGAGATCGAATCTAGATTTGAACTTACACCTTTTCGTAAGCAGATCGAATTAGAAAAAGCTAAAACGATTATAGACAATAGACTTACGAATCAGAATCTTACCGAGCCACAAGTTCGTATCCAATCTGAATCGGAATCCGTTGAAGTATCACTTCCTGGAGTTACCAATTCCGCTCGGATCTTGGAAATTTTGCAATCTACAGAAACAGTTGAATACAGATTGGAAGAACCGGCATCATCGGATCTCGGAAGCAAAATTGCTGCCGAAGAGAGAAGACTTCTTGAAGCAGGCAAAAAGGAAGAAACCGATATTGTCAAATTACAGAATATTGTTAAGAATCGACTTGGTAAAGATGCCCAAGACCGGTTCATACAAAGTTTGGAAAAGAAATACAATATCCCAACTGATAGATATAAATTATTTACTCTATGGGCAAGGGGTGCGAATTCCACATCACCTCTTTTACCAAGATCTTTTATCGTTCTTGAGAGATCTATTGCTCTATCGGGCAACGATTTAACGAACGCACAACCAGCTTACAATCCAAATAGTTTAGCTTGGACTGTGTCGTTTTCTTTAACTCCACAAGGAGCAGATCGATTTTTTGAATTAACATCGCAGAATCGTGGTCGGAATTTAGCAATTGTATGGGGAGATAAAGTCGTATCGAATCCGACAATCAATGACCCAATTGCTGGTGGACGAGCTGAAATTTCTGGAAGCTTTAATCAAGAAGAGGCAACGCGACTCTCCAATGTGATCAGTGAAGGTTCACTTCCGATCCCATTGTCCGTTCTTGAGATGAGATTCATCGGACCTACTTTAGGTCTTGAGTCAATCAAAGTTGGTATCAAATCGGTAGTTATTGGTTTCATTCTTGTGATGTTCTATATGATATTCTACTACGGATTGGCTGGATTTATCGCAGATGTTACACTATTGGTAAACGTTACTATCCTCATGGCACTTTTGAGCTTGATGGATTTTACACTAACGCTTCCTGGATTTGCTGGTATCATTCTGACGGTCGGTATGGCGGTAGATGCAAACGTGATTATCTACGAAAGAATTCGGGAAGAATTGGATGCAGGCAAACATATCACTCAAGCAGTTTCTCGCGGTTTTGAGAATGCTTTCTGGACAATTATAGATGCAAACGTAACCACATTGATTTCTGGTATTTTGATGATCAGACTTGGTAATGGTCCGATCAAAGGATTTGCGATTACTTTATGTTGGGGTATCATAACTTCCCTTTTCACATCTTTAGTTGTGAGCCGGATACTTATGGAACTCTCAGTCAATGAGTTAGGTGTATCCAAGTTAAGGCTTGGATTCAATCTATTCAATAAAAAGAAAGAGGCAAACTAA
- a CDS encoding SRP-less Sec system protein: MSRLLNSSSIILPLLFISLSVFAQESVDNLDFLDKVENIQVPVEKAPTKVEPTSKTEPTKTSTKSTQKTQTKSTTKTATKKTTVTPTTTKKATTVAPTTSLTSPSSTTSKSTTTSPDPKLSTKSSEIEPQEEAGLDEGIWVDEPLAMEPDYLPGFAANVTPESLPVDEGKEKSADAQVVHPLPTVTGDYSIFKSFTGFLSKYQKAFYIFGILLIFAIYRLRSGRVSSSSRRSTPTIRRMRR; this comes from the coding sequence ATGTCTCGTCTTCTGAATTCAAGTTCAATCATTCTTCCTTTGCTTTTCATCAGTCTATCTGTGTTCGCTCAGGAATCTGTGGATAACTTGGATTTTTTGGATAAGGTTGAGAACATTCAAGTCCCTGTTGAGAAAGCTCCAACAAAAGTGGAGCCTACATCGAAGACAGAACCAACTAAGACATCAACCAAATCCACGCAGAAAACACAAACGAAGTCGACAACTAAGACTGCTACCAAGAAGACAACCGTTACTCCGACCACAACGAAGAAGGCGACAACGGTAGCACCGACGACATCGCTCACAAGCCCAAGTTCTACCACTTCGAAATCTACAACGACTTCTCCTGATCCAAAGCTATCTACGAAATCATCAGAGATAGAGCCACAAGAAGAGGCGGGTTTAGATGAAGGAATTTGGGTAGACGAACCTCTTGCTATGGAGCCCGATTATCTTCCTGGTTTTGCAGCAAACGTAACTCCAGAAAGTCTACCTGTAGATGAAGGTAAGGAAAAGTCCGCTGATGCACAGGTGGTTCATCCTCTTCCAACAGTTACTGGAGATTATAGCATTTTTAAATCTTTTACAGGCTTTCTATCTAAATACCAGAAGGCATTTTACATTTTTGGAATACTTTTGATATTCGCAATCTATCGGCTCAGATCCGGCCGAGTTTCTTCTTCGTCTCGTAGGTCAACACCTACCATTCGAAGAATGAGACGCTAA
- the yajC gene encoding preprotein translocase subunit YajC: MHIFETIHFTLAQAGKEGGSPFGTLLLIPVMLVVMYFLVIRPQRNEEKKRKEMIASLNKGDNVITTSGIHGKVTEVREADQTVVLAIAPNTSVTFSLNSVTSKKENT; this comes from the coding sequence ATGCATATATTTGAAACAATCCATTTCACCCTCGCCCAAGCAGGCAAAGAGGGTGGTTCTCCATTCGGCACTTTACTTCTCATTCCCGTTATGCTTGTGGTCATGTACTTTCTAGTCATTCGCCCACAAAGAAACGAAGAAAAGAAAAGAAAAGAAATGATCGCCTCCCTCAATAAGGGTGATAACGTAATTACAACTAGCGGAATTCATGGAAAGGTAACGGAAGTTAGAGAGGCTGACCAGACGGTAGTTCTTGCAATCGCTCCGAACACAAGCGTGACTTTTAGCCTCAATTCTGTTACTTCGAAAAAAGAGAATACTTAG
- the trpD gene encoding anthranilate phosphoribosyltransferase: MQAIDILHKVTTGQNLNRDEARSFLGFVMKGEVSEIVLASFITALKVKGETGEEILGFAQAMRKAAVAPKSAPWDFPVLDTCGTGGDGKGSINVSTLSALTLSSLGVKVAKHGNRSVSSVSGSSDLLSALGLSLELSHSEVEDRFISAGFTFLFAPAWHPAMKFAANVRKELGFRSFFNLIGPLSNPFKPTHQIIGVFSKDWIERVAFALKELGIVAGVVCHSIDGLDEFSIFAPTDYMVIRNNKLIEGHFDPTILKISKPLNPGEVYVSSPEKALELSKNVINGEDTSGAHLVALNAGVALWILDRVESIENGYKMAIQQILNKKVAQFARENLLFN; encoded by the coding sequence ATGCAGGCAATCGACATACTTCATAAAGTTACAACAGGTCAGAATCTAAATCGAGACGAAGCAAGATCCTTTCTTGGATTTGTTATGAAAGGGGAAGTATCGGAAATTGTTTTGGCCTCTTTTATAACTGCACTCAAGGTAAAGGGTGAAACGGGTGAAGAAATACTCGGGTTTGCACAAGCCATGCGCAAAGCAGCTGTTGCACCCAAATCTGCACCATGGGATTTTCCAGTTTTGGATACATGCGGAACTGGAGGAGATGGTAAGGGTAGTATCAATGTGTCCACTCTGTCCGCTCTCACCTTATCTTCACTTGGTGTAAAAGTTGCAAAGCATGGCAATAGATCCGTATCATCTGTATCCGGCTCTAGTGATTTATTGTCGGCTCTTGGATTGTCTTTAGAGTTGAGTCATTCAGAAGTTGAGGATAGATTTATTTCTGCAGGATTTACATTTTTATTTGCACCTGCTTGGCATCCTGCGATGAAGTTTGCCGCAAATGTCCGAAAGGAACTAGGTTTTAGAAGTTTCTTTAATTTGATTGGACCTCTATCCAATCCTTTTAAACCAACTCATCAGATCATTGGAGTTTTCTCCAAAGATTGGATTGAGCGAGTTGCTTTTGCACTAAAGGAATTGGGAATCGTTGCAGGTGTTGTCTGCCATTCAATTGATGGTTTAGATGAATTTTCTATATTTGCCCCAACAGATTATATGGTGATTCGAAATAATAAATTGATCGAAGGACATTTTGATCCAACAATTTTAAAAATTTCGAAGCCATTGAATCCGGGCGAAGTGTACGTTTCGTCACCTGAGAAAGCACTTGAACTTTCAAAAAATGTAATCAATGGTGAAGATACATCTGGTGCACATTTAGTCGCACTGAATGCGGGAGTCGCTTTATGGATTCTAGACCGGGTGGAATCCATTGAAAACGGTTATAAAATGGCAATTCAGCAGATTTTAAATAAAAAGGTTGCTCAATTCGCAAGAGAGAATTTGCTTTTCAATTAG